The Sporomusa termitida genome has a window encoding:
- the scfA gene encoding six-cysteine ranthipeptide SCIFF: protein MKKHIVTINKASLAQTVHTGGCGECQASCQSACKTSCTVGNQVCQK, encoded by the coding sequence ATGAAAAAGCATATTGTGACTATCAATAAAGCATCGCTGGCCCAAACTGTACATACAGGCGGCTGCGGGGAATGCCAGGCTTCCTGCCAGTCGGCCTGCAAGACTTCCTGCACTGTCGGCAATCAGGTCTGCCAGAAGTAG